The stretch of DNA CAGAACCCAGCGTGCCGAAGATGTAGGTAATGGCGTAGGCTACCGGCATCGCATCGAGGAGAGCCTTGCTCTGATCTTCGGAAATCGGCAACCGGTTGATCGCGTCGGTCGCGAGACCCATGGAGGCAGAGATCGTCTGCGAGCCAGCATAGAGACCAGCTGCGGACCCCGCATCATAGCCCCCAAGCTTCGCCGCAAGATAACCACCCGCGAGGCAAAACACGCAGACAACGGCGGCAAAGAGGGCTTGTGGAAGACCATCCTTCGCGACACCCCGGACGAATTGTGGTCCCACTGCGTAACCGATCGCGAACAGGAACATAAGGAAGAAGAACGGCTTGAGCGGCCCAGTCACGCTGATGCCGATCTGGCCGATGATCACGGCGGCAATGAGTGTCGCCGTCACGGCGCCGATCCCAAGACCCTTGTATGTGAAGGATCCGAAATAATAGCCGAATGCGAGAGCGATAAAGATAGCGATCTCAGGATACTGACGAAGCGTGTTTGCAAACCACTCGAACATGTAGGCCTCCTATTCGGGTTCGCTTCGTCCCTGTGCTTGCAACCTTATCTATGCCGCTCTCCGGCTCCCCTTCGGAGTCGCGGATGATTTGGCTCTACGTTTCGCTGCGATAGCATCTGGTTTGAGCAGCTTAAGACCTCTCGTCTTCTCGTAGCCGTGGATCTCCTTCACATCGAGCTTACGCATGAAATCCACGGTCTCTTGCGTCAGTACTTGGCCCGGCACCATGATCGGGAACCCGGGAGGATAGGGAATGACGAAGTTGGCCGAGATCATCTCCGGCCCCTCCCGTAGCCGCCGATCGCATTCCGGACCGAACAGGGGCACGTATTCACAAAACGAAGGATCGTAGGCGCTGAAAAATGCCGCGCGGATATCGCCTTCGGGTGTGTTTTCGCCTGAGTCTTCGCGAAAAATCTGGTGAAAATGACTGAAATTCGGCAGATCCGGCACGTCGGTCATCAACGACTTAACGCGAGTCTCAAAAGTGGCGCGTTCCGCTTCTCCGCCGGCGGCAAGCCCGTCCTCGATATTGCGAGCGATCTCCACCAAAACACGAATCAGGTGGGCGACATCGCTACGAGTATTGTTGATGTTCGACTGCAGCAGTACACTGTTTCGCGACGTCTTGTTGAGCTGAATATCGTATTTGCTCGCCAGCAGGCCCTTGAATTGCGTGCCGTCGAAGCCCGCCGTGCCACAGACGAGCGTCATGCGCGTCGGATCAAGATAGAACTCATCCTCACTCATGGCGCGAACGACGTCGGCCCAAGTCGCACTCGGATCAAGGTAGTCCTTGAAACCGGACTGGCGGTACTCCGCCGGGATCATGCCCTCGGCTCCAAGGACGTTGAAATAGCGCGACACCAGCGGATGCGTGTTGACTGCCTTTCGGATTCTGAGCGCGATCTCGATCGCGTTCATGACCAGCCCGTAGCCCTCGAGCTCCATTTGACGGCGGGCCACGTCGAGGCTCGCGATGAGCTGCTGGTTAGGGCTGGTCGAGGCATGCGTGAATACCGCCTCGCGGAACTGCGCCTGCACGGTGTGGAAGTCGACATCCTTGACCAAGAGCATGGAGCCCTGCCGTATCGCGGACATCGATTTGTGGGTTGAGTTCGTCTGGTAGACCCGAAGCCGTACCTGACGTGGGTCGGGCACCAACCGCGTCTTCAGTAGCACCTCATCCGAAGGCTGGCTTCCAAGCTCACGCTGCTGGTCCTCATAGGCGTCGAGCGAGGCAGGATCCGTCAACCAAGCTTCGATATCGGCTGCCGCTCCCATCGCGGTGCGAGGACGAAGGAAAGGCGAAAACCGCGCGAATCCAGACCAGGCCTCGTCCCAGAGGAAGATCAGATCCGGCTTGATCGCGAGGCATTCCTCCATCACCCGGCGTACGTTGTACATGTGACCATCGAAGGTGCAGTTGGTCAGATCGAGCAGCTTGACCCGCTCCAGGCGACCATCAGCGCGGGACGCGAGCAGCGCCCGCTTGATTTCCGCCAGCGGGACGGCTCCATACATCGAGTATTCCGTCATCGGGAACGCCTCGACGTAGATCGGCTGCACGCCGGAGAGCACCATGCCGTAGTGGTGCGACTTGTGACAGTTCCGGTCAACGATGGCGATGTCGTCAGGCCCGAGCAGAGCTTGAACCGCCATCTTGTTCGAGGTGGAGGTCCCGTTGGTCACGAAGAAGACATGGTCGGCGCCGAAGGCGCGCGCTGCCATGTCCTGCGCCCGCTTGATGGTACCGGTCGGTTCGAGAAGGCTGTCCAGACCGCCCGTCGTCGCACTACTCTCGGCTAGGAACAGGTTGATGCCGTAGAATGCGCCGAGGTCGCGGATCCAATCGGATTTGAAAACCGACTTGCCGCGCGCGATCGGGAGCGCATGGAAAGTTCCGACAGGCCGCCGCGCGTACCGCTTAAGATTATCGAAGAAGGGTGTCTCGTATCGGTCCTGAACGCCCTCGAGGATCGAGAGGTGGATTTCCAGAGGCTCTTCGACCGCATAGAAGATTCGGCGCACGCAATCCGCGGCCGGATCGCCCGCGAGTTCCTCAACCCGGCGCTCCGAGAGGATGAAGATGTCGAGCTCCGGCCGGATGCGCTTCAGAGCGCCGGCAAGACGCAAGGCGGAAGTGCTGCGATCGTCGTTCACGCCCAGTGTTTGCAGAACGTCCCGCAGCACAGGCGCGTCAAAACGCGACCGGAATGTGAAGCCCTCCGGCACGACCGCTGAAATGATGGACGGGTTGATCGCCGCCGCGCAGAATGCATCTTCGAACGAACCGACGAAAATCGGCTCGTAAACGAACGCATCTTCAGGGCGGCGAAGCCGCTTCACCTCTTGGGCGAGCGCCGGCCACCGAGAAGCTGGTTGCGCGGACACGAACAGCACTTCAAAATAGGGGCGGCGCACGTCTGCCTCGCCCAGACCAGGCGGCATTACGTCGCCGACCTCGTCCGGCTCCAGCTCGGCACGCGGATCCCATTCCGTACCCCGGTCTCGGTAAGCCCGTGTGAGCAATGCATTGGAGATCCGGAGCGCCATGCGGGCGGTCCCGCTCGCGTCGTTCTCCGCGACACGGTCGCGGAGCGCCGCCAAGAGCTTCGGTCCCGGATAGGCGTGGTACCCCTCAACCGGGTCGATTGCCTGGATAGCGGTTTCAAGATCCTCCCGCTGCTTGGTGCCAGCCTGCCAGGCTTCGGCAATGACCGCGATATCTCGCCATCGATCAAACCGACCCGAGTGCATGAGCAAAAACTGGTCGATGCGCTGCGTGGGCTTATTCGCGCCGCGATCGACCGAACGGGGGCTGAGGCTCTTCGAAGAGCGGGTATTCGCCTTCGCACTGAACGGGGTGCGCGTTTCATCTGCCTTCGACATCAAGATAACTTTCTTTTAGCCTAGCCAGCTCAGGCGAAAGCTGATGACAGGCCTCATCTATCGATGTACGTTAATGCTGCTCCACCCAACCTCGCTTGATCGAATGGGACAGGGGCCTTGCTTCCTTTGAGATTTGTTGTAGTCGCAATCACAAACTATATCTTCAGCACTCGATTTATTTCAGCGCAACCCCAACGGGTTGGAGCCGATACAATGCCAATTTCTCGAAGGAGTTTGATGCTTTGGGTCGGTTCTATAAGCGGATTTGCTGGATCAATCGCTTACAATTACATTGCGTTTGATGAGATGCTACCATTTAATCGCATCTTACTTTCGATCATTGTCACTCTGGTAGTGGCTTGGGCTTTATTAAAACTCGCAAATAAGGTGAGAGATCTGCGTTGATCTGACAGCTGGGAGTACGACCATTGCGGCGCGGGAGCTTCCAACCAGCTGGACACCTCCAAAAACCAGTCTGACAGCAGCTTCTCTAAGGGTGGGCTGGGAGTTTGGGCGCTTTGTGGATCTCACGCGACCTACACGCCAGCCCGATCCGGGCCGGATCGCCTCGCTCCTGGTCCTCAGACCGTCCTCGTTCGGGAGTCGTTGAGCCAGACCGCCCGGTTCATGTTGTAGACGAGGTTGGCTAGCCCGATCTTCACTGCGGCGCGGGCCATGACGATGGTGCGCACGACGAGCGCCATCGGCCCCTTCTGCCGGGCGAAGACGTGCTCGACAGCGGCGCGGACCTTCGACTTCCGACCGTTGGCGCGGGCGACGTTCCTCGCCATCGGTTTACCTGGCGGCTTCTTGCGATGAATGCGGGCTCGCCAGTTCAGCGATTGTCGTCCGGTTCAAGCTCGTCGTGAACTGCCGAGCTCGGGCCGATATTTCGACGACAAGCGTTTTGCGATGTCCCGAGCGATCAAGCGGTGCGGGCATATAGGATCCACACTGGACCACGATGTCGTTTGTTGCGGCGATGACACCTGTTGGCGCGCTTTGGATCACAGTGGAGTGCACGAGATGCGACGCATAAGGCTCGTGGTGTTTGTCGCTCTGTTCCTTGGGAGTTGGCTTAGCTTGGGCTCACCGGAGAAGGGGCAGTTTGGCGTCAGCGTGGCCGAGGCGGCCGGGGGCTGCGGCCTTGGCTTTCACCGCGGACCGTATGGTGGTTGCCGGCGGAACGGCTATGGGGGCTACTACGGTGGGCGGGGTGTCTACGGCTACCGGGGCGGGGCCGTCTATGGCTACCGTCGCGGCGTTTATGGCTATCGGGGCGGGCGCGTTTACGGCTACCGCGGGGGCCGGGTCTACGGCGGACGCGCCGCTTACGGCCGTCGAGTCGGCGGTTTCCACGGCGGCCGTGCCTTTTACGGAGGCGGTCGGTTTCGCCGCTAGCGCGCCATCGGAGCAGAAAGAAACCGATAGTGGCTGACTGCTTGGTCGCTGAAGTTGCGATTGCGATCGTCCCGTCGTTGGATGAGGATTGGTGGTCGGCTAGTCATCTGCGACGGTGCTGAGGAGACACGAGAAGCACCGTGGTCATCCAGGCCGGCAACATCACCTGGCCAGACTT from Methylobacterium sp. PvR107 encodes:
- a CDS encoding decarboxylase translates to MHSGRFDRWRDIAVIAEAWQAGTKQREDLETAIQAIDPVEGYHAYPGPKLLAALRDRVAENDASGTARMALRISNALLTRAYRDRGTEWDPRAELEPDEVGDVMPPGLGEADVRRPYFEVLFVSAQPASRWPALAQEVKRLRRPEDAFVYEPIFVGSFEDAFCAAAINPSIISAVVPEGFTFRSRFDAPVLRDVLQTLGVNDDRSTSALRLAGALKRIRPELDIFILSERRVEELAGDPAADCVRRIFYAVEEPLEIHLSILEGVQDRYETPFFDNLKRYARRPVGTFHALPIARGKSVFKSDWIRDLGAFYGINLFLAESSATTGGLDSLLEPTGTIKRAQDMAARAFGADHVFFVTNGTSTSNKMAVQALLGPDDIAIVDRNCHKSHHYGMVLSGVQPIYVEAFPMTEYSMYGAVPLAEIKRALLASRADGRLERVKLLDLTNCTFDGHMYNVRRVMEECLAIKPDLIFLWDEAWSGFARFSPFLRPRTAMGAAADIEAWLTDPASLDAYEDQQRELGSQPSDEVLLKTRLVPDPRQVRLRVYQTNSTHKSMSAIRQGSMLLVKDVDFHTVQAQFREAVFTHASTSPNQQLIASLDVARRQMELEGYGLVMNAIEIALRIRKAVNTHPLVSRYFNVLGAEGMIPAEYRQSGFKDYLDPSATWADVVRAMSEDEFYLDPTRMTLVCGTAGFDGTQFKGLLASKYDIQLNKTSRNSVLLQSNINNTRSDVAHLIRVLVEIARNIEDGLAAGGEAERATFETRVKSLMTDVPDLPNFSHFHQIFREDSGENTPEGDIRAAFFSAYDPSFCEYVPLFGPECDRRLREGPEMISANFVIPYPPGFPIMVPGQVLTQETVDFMRKLDVKEIHGYEKTRGLKLLKPDAIAAKRRAKSSATPKGSRRAA
- a CDS encoding GCG_CRPN prefix-to-repeats domain-containing protein; amino-acid sequence: MRRIRLVVFVALFLGSWLSLGSPEKGQFGVSVAEAAGGCGLGFHRGPYGGCRRNGYGGYYGGRGVYGYRGGAVYGYRRGVYGYRGGRVYGYRGGRVYGGRAAYGRRVGGFHGGRAFYGGGRFRR